DNA from Puntigrus tetrazona isolate hp1 unplaced genomic scaffold, ASM1883169v1 S000000270, whole genome shotgun sequence:
GGTTCCAACAACGGATCTGTACTTATTTTGTACATGTATAGTATTTcgagatgtttttaattattttggatgttgaaataaagcatgtttatgtGGTCAACTGGACGCTGGATATGTGATCTTCTTGCCACGGCCTCGATGCCTTTCTCTAAGCGTGAATTAAACCAACCAAGATGCTTTCACTCAACTAtcttcatttctgctttattcCCAGGGGGATGTGCGCGTGGATAAATCTGGAAAAATCTTCCTTTctcaacataaaaataaaaaaagcctaaTTAAATCTCAACATAAAAATAAGGCTTCTTTGACCGTTTATCATCACAGTCTAGCAAGAAAAAAACTTCTCTCAAATCAAACCAAAACTCAGTTTGCTGAGCAGATGCATCATGGCCTTCACAAAAGATGgctttttttagtatttaactCAGAAAACCCtacatacagtatgtgcacATTTAGAGGTTCATTCGTCATTTTAAGTgttatttcatgaaaaataaatgcacacttgtGGAGATAAAACTCTCATCACAGTAGTTTTAAAAGCATAGTTCTGtcacaaataaaaagcatagTCACAAATGAAATGGTGAAATGAGCCCATCTTTCTTTCATTCCAGTCcaatttagttatatttaaaagcGTAAAATACGCATTTGGTTCTTTATTGGTCTTCTTTTggactaatataaaaaaactctGATTCATCTAAAAGAAGGAAATCAGGAGGAAATCGTGGGTTCGAAACGAAGAGCTCAAACGGACAGATAAAGCAGGTCTGACACGTTTCTTTTCTAGACAGCTCTCTAAAACTAAACCCGTCGATGGACGGCACCAAATGCATGAAGAACTACTGAACACATCTTCAACAGAATAATGGAAGGATTTAATGTTAAACGTTATCCACATCAAACAGTTTATATAAGAAGCTCAAAACCGACCAAAGACAGCACGCTTTAAACAAACagatatattttctttcaatgATATTCGTTCTtgagtctcttctgctcaccaagtctgcgtttatttgatcacaagTACAGCGAAAgcagtgatattgtgaaatattgctaTCTGTTTCTTGTGCACAGCCGTAAttaatttcagcatcattactccagtcttcagtgatcTTCAGAAAGACTAATAATATACTGGTTATTATTTGACCGTGTCTGTATATTAGACGTGATCAAAGACTGTTTacttgattggttgattgaaaATGGCTGTTTTTCATATTTCCTAAATATTATGTTGTGACCAAACGACCGAGGGTTGAACCGGTTAGTGATTGAAGAAGCTGAGCTCTGTGTGAAGAACAGATAACAGTTCAGTTCATCACACAGACCGCTGAAACACGGCCCAGCAGCATGCATTCAGGATTCATGAGTTCTTCTGTCCTTGTTTACGACAATGAGTGCAGAACGGAAAAGAGCCGCGTAAAGACTCTTCAGAGCGGCTCCTTCCACAGCATTTGTGACCCTGAAGAACAAAAAACCAACCATAAGGGTCCGTTATTGTGAAATATCGCATATCTAGAATCCGAGGGTGCATAAACGTCTAAACtatctttaaagttgtccaaaggAAGTCCTCGGCGATGCACAttactgattaaaaatgatGTTCTGATGTATTGACTGTAACTGGCGAGATATCTAAGCGTGCGCTCAGCTCTGGGCCATGGCCTGCTCGTTCATCAGCAGCGGCTGTAGACACTGACGAGGACGATCCACGGTGCTCCGCTCGCCGCCGGCCATCCTCCGCAGCTCGCCGGCGTTCCCCTGGATGGTGCGCTGATGATAGAGCTGCAGGCTGAGCGAGAAAGAGAGCTCAGACCACACGGAAATACAGCAGAACGCCTCGAGATACTGAGAGAGCGCTTCATCATGCAACGACATGAACGTGCCTCGCTTTAACATGTGAGCACCGAAACAATCACACAGCCCTACATCAGCACGGATCATAAACAGACAAGAGATCTTCTCCTTAAAAACAGtgtttgaaagcaaaagtgCATATATTGTGAGAAATGATGCTTTGGAATCATCTCATTAAAGTTAGTAGGAGACATGCACTGGATGTCATTTAGCGAACGAGTATTTTCTCGAAGCATGCTTCCTTGGAAACACGATCAGATTCAAACAGAGAGCGTACTTACTCCGGAGTCTTGGTGTTTCGTTTCAGGCTGtgaaaaacagagaagagaACTTTTCAGAAAGAACTCTGTAGTTCTCCAttcatcacatccaaaataaaggtctttatatgtgtctctggagcacagacGCCGTCTTCAGCAGCACTGAATATATTATGATACGTGatattaaataatgatgatGTACCATGAAGGTATTTTGTACACTTCCTgccataaatacataatttctgattagtaatattcattgctaagaacttcatttggacaattttaaaggagattttttttcaccctgattttcaaatagctgcATCTCAGACAAATACTGTACTACAAACGTATTCATTCATCTTATTATAAAAGCTATTTGTAGTATCTTTcgtgtgatgtgtgtgttgtgtctggACATACACTCCCTCTCTCCTGCAGCACATGATGTAGGTCAGCAGCAGACAGAGGAGCAGCACCAGAGCCAGCGGAGCGATGACCGTCAGCATGTAGTCCGGGAAGAAGTCTCTGTCCGGAGGAGACTCTGGGGGAATGAACTCTCCGGCCCACGGCAGGACTCCGGGGCCCTCGGTCGGGGCCGGAGCCGGAGGAGCGGGCCTGGACTGGTCCAGCTGTGGGATGAGAGGAGTGTGTGGAGCTGAAGAACACActacagaagtgtgtgtgtgtgtgtgtgtgtgtgtgtgtctgtatgtgtgcatctgtgtgtgtgtgtgtgtgtgtgtatgtgtctctctttatgtgtgtgtgtgtctgtctctgtctctgtgtgtgtgtctctgtctgtctctttgtgtgtgtgtgtgtgtgtgtgtgtgtgtgtgtgtgtgttactctgtgtgtgtgtctgtctctttgtgtgtgtgtgtgttactctgtgtgtgtgtctgtctctttgtgtgtgtgtgtgtgtgtgtctgtgtgtctctgtgtgtgtgtgtgtgtgtgtctctgtatgtgtctgtctctatgtgtgtgtgtgtgtgtgtgtgtgtgtgtgtgtgtgtctctgtgtgtgtgtgtctgtctctgtgtgtgtgtgtgtgtgtctctgtgtctctttgtgtgtgtgtgtgtgtgtgtctgtctgtctctgtgtgtctctgtgtgtgtgtgtgtgtgtctgtctctttgtgtgtgtgtgtgtgtgtgtctgtctgtctctgtgtgtgtgtgtgtgtgtgtctgtctctttgtgtgtgtgtctgtctgtctctgtgtgtgtgtgtgtgtgtgtgtgtgtccgtctgtctctgtgtgtgtgtgtgtctgtctttgtgtgtgtgtgtctgtctgtctctgtgtgtgtgtgtgtgtgtgtgtctcaccagCTCTGATCTACACCAGCTGATACAGTTAGCAGGGTTGGAGCAGGTGCTGCAGTCTCCGCTGATCTTTCTTCcggacacacactctctctggtGCTCGGAGGAGGACAGACGCAGCAGACACTCAGAGAAGGGCCGGTCTGAACCCAGCTTCACgtacacactgacacacaacaCCCCGAGTGCGCTCAACAACCCAAAACACTGCTACACATATATAACAGTACGGAATAGCATACTATAatgatgtaataatataatataatactataatagcaacaacaacaaaaagcataatagtaataataacaagaGTAGAGAGGGTGTAGAAAGCGTCTCACCCCTCGAAGTATCCCGGCAGGGGCAGAGGAACACGGCCGCCTCGGTCCAGAGCCGAGCTGATGTTGATGAAGTCCAGTCTCTCAGTTCTCCACATTTTCTGGACGTCCAGCCGGATCTCCTCCTGGACAGCAGAGGGCAGCACTTTCTCGATCTCTCTCAGCTCAATGAAGAACTCGGCCTGATACGGCATCTGCTTGACTGCGAGGAGCAGAGATGTGTTCACGAGTCCAGCAGAGACGTATCTCCCACAGCATCTGATCATTTACCTGCAGGACCCACGTTTATCACCAGACGCTCCCTGAACGTGTCGTAGCTCCGCTTGTTGGTCACGAAAATCTGAGACAGGTCACAACACATCGGCATTAGACGATCACGGGGATCACGCTCACACACATTTCACAACTTGGTCTCTTTATTTTCTAAACTTCCACACAAGATGCTAAAAGTCTCTTGCGAAAGCAAGCGCTGCATTTAAAGCGTCTCCTGttgatctgtgtgtgttacagagagaagtgtgtgttgtgttttgtgaaCTAAAGTAACTCATATTTTGTCCTAAACGCTACCCTGTGAACCatgacatattttttgtttctttaatggaacgatttaacttttaaacaaaatataaaaaaagaaatccaagaagtttgtgttttttgagtGGGTCTCTTTAATTACTGATGGAATgagaaaaatgcatcattttgcaTGACCAAAAAAGAATTCAAAATCAACTAAATCTTTACAgtataataaattgcattaaattaagagtatatttgtatatttgtccCTCCTATAAATACGTCTTAGTAAGCTCATGCTTTCTTTGATGATAAAAACTTATAATGCATTCCAATGATGAgtgagagatgaagaaaaacaaataaattaataaataataataaaataatgattggTGGGAATCGAGTAAACCTGAGTGGCTTCAATTCATCCTGAATTATTAGCTACTAATATCAAAGTAATTATTACATGCaaatgtgatcctggaccacaaaaccagccaaaaatcttttgaaattgTGAATAAATCATCTCTCCCCTGatgtctggtgtgttgtgatCGGACATTatctgtctgagatacaactttttgaaaatctggaatcggagggagcaaaaaaatctaaatattgagaaaatcgtcTTTAAagttaagttcttagcaatgcacatCACTAATCAGAAATGAAGCTGCGGTAGGAAActgacaaaatatcttcatggaacacatcctaatgatttttggcacatgcatctgtgctccagagacagagaaaagagaCGTGGAGCAGGACGTTTGTGCTGGAAAACATCCATGGGATCAGATGAGTTGAGAGTCACCTCGATGATGTTCCGGCCCTGGTCCTGCGTCAGCGGGGTCCCGTACAGGAAGCCGTTCTCGTACGGGTCTCTCTGGGTGAAGCGGAGCCAGCGGGGCAGGTCTGGGAAACGCTCCTTATTACACTTAAACACCATGGGATCGTTATAGACGTGACCTACGGATCAGGACCAGAGACCGTCAGAGACCACTGGGATCATTCAGCTTCTGAACTCAGCTCCGACCGGCCGCTCGGACGTACCGAAGACTTTATGAAACGGCTCAAACTCGCTCTGGAAGATCTCTCTGTGCAGCTCGTAGACGAAGAGCTGACCCGCCGGAGTCTCTGTGATGCTGTCGGACCGGACCGACAGAAAAGCAGCTGCGCAGACTGAGAGGAACACACTCACAGACATACAGCCGCTTCAAACACACCGCTCCGCTTCACGCAGCTCAGGTGATCGATTTTACGTTAATTACGACAATTAGTCATTTAGGCttacaaatgaaaacactagaagaaatcaaaacaacaaaaaaagaccaaatgtattaaaatataatgcattatttgattaaatatgtgACAAGCCTTGGGtagaaaatgttatatatatatatatatatatatatatatatatatatatatatatatatatatatatatatatatatattaataaagaaaataaattataatttataattataattatgtgtgtgtgtaacagagtaacacacacacacacacttattcttACACAGAAATAGAAGttggaaggaaaaaaagaagcgTTGTAGTGTTAGAGTTAGAggattgtaatttaaataaaaacaagaactaATAGAAAAAGAACACTAGAGTTAGAGAGGTGTGTTTTCATGTAAATCTAAAGAAAGCAGGTATGGTGAAGAGTTGAAGTGTTGAAGGATCAAGTGTTTCTTATAAATAGATAAAAGAATTCGAGTCGGGCAGAATGGAAATATAACGGAGAGTGCTGGTGTTGGAGAGTCGGTGATGATGTAGAATATAAACGTGTGTCTTTACAGAATTATTAAACTCATTACACTTATTTATAGTTCTTGTGTTTATGCTTCCATACATGTTCAAAGCAAAGAAACGCCTAAAACTACTGATGTGATGTCtgttcaagctttaaaatgtttttttttttttaagggtatCTTCAAAGTGTctaaaagaaagagaatgaacTTGCCTGTTAATGCTAAAGTCCAGCTCCCTTTGTCTGCCATCTTGTTTGAGTCTTGATTGACAGAAACACTTGGTTCGGTGTGAAGAGAACCAGCCCCCTAAAAACAGAGAGCACTATATTTAACCTTTCCATCAcccgctctgtgtgtgtgtgtgtgtgtgtgtgtgtgtgtgtgtgtgtgtgtgtgtgtgtgtgaaagagagagggaggggtgACATCTTCTAAAGTAAATTTGTATGTAATgcaattgttatttattattaactttcttttcttttctcaggaCTACAGTGTTATCATAAACAGTGCGCATGTTCACTAGTAAGTTTACTACTGAGGTTGACTAGTAAGAATAGTCGCGCTTCGTCTCACAGACACGTGAGGGCAGCAGATatcttttgttatttgtttacgGGTTTTTTAGTGTGTTGAAATGAAcgagaaataaattaaatcattaagtGAACTTACCAAAATTACACTTGCGTATAAATAATTAGCCCAACAATAACATAACATTGAATAAACAAACTCGACTATTTTGCTCATACTGATCAGGACTACAAAAACCACAAGGACGCGATGACGTCATTCTCGCGCTGGCACGTCACATCCGCCAGAGGGCGCCGCTCATGTCAAAACACGAAGGACGATGCGGTTAGCTGTTAGTCGATCTTCGGAGCCGAGGACGTTAAACGACACCGAACTCGGCAGCGGTGGTCGCTAGCGGAGCTCCGCGGGAATAAAAGCGTGATGAATGTTGACGGTTGATGAGAG
Protein-coding regions in this window:
- the sgca gene encoding alpha-sarcoglycan, whose amino-acid sequence is MSKIVEFVYSMLCYCWANYLYASVILGAGSLHTEPSVSVNQDSNKMADKGSWTLALTVCAAAFLSVRSDSITETPAGQLFVYELHREIFQSEFEPFHKVFGHVYNDPMVFKCNKERFPDLPRWLRFTQRDPYENGFLYGTPLTQDQGRNIIEIFVTNKRSYDTFRERLVINVGPAVKQMPYQAEFFIELREIEKVLPSAVQEEIRLDVQKMWRTERLDFINISSALDRGGRVPLPLPGYFEGVYVKLGSDRPFSECLLRLSSSEHQRECVSGRKISGDCSTCSNPANCISWCRSELLDQSRPAPPAPAPTEGPGVLPWAGEFIPPESPPDRDFFPDYMLTVIAPLALVLLLCLLLTYIMCCRREGVLKRNTKTPDLQLYHQRTIQGNAGELRRMAGGERSTVDRPRQCLQPLLMNEQAMAQS